CTACTATGTCCCGACCCTCAAGGAGGACCCGGCCGAGGCCGAGGTGGTCAGCCACAAGCTCCTCATGCGCGCGGGCATGATCCGCAAGCTGACCTCGGGCATCTACACCTATCTGCCCCTGGGCCTGCGCGCCCTGAACAAGGTGGCCGGCATCCTGCGCGAGGAGATGAACCGCGCCGGGGCCGTGGAGATCCTCATGCCCTCGGTGCAGCCCGGCGACCTCTGGAAGGAGACCGGGCGCTGGGACTTCTACGGCAAGGAGCTGCTGCGCATCAAGGACCGCCACGACCGGGACTACTGCCTGGGCCCGACCCACGAAGAGGTGGTCACGGACCTCGTGCGCGGCGAAATCAAGTCCTACAAGCAGCTGCCCATCAATCTCTACCAGATCCAGACCAAGTTCCGGGACGAGATTCGGCCCCGCTTCGGCCTCATGCGCGGCCGCGAGTTCGTCATGAAGGACGCCTATTCCTTCGACAAGGACGAGGCCGGGGCCGAGGCCAGCTACCGGGCCATGTTCGAAGCCTACACCAAGGCCTTCCAGCGCCTGGGCCTGAGGTTCCGCGCCGTGCAGGCCGACTCCGGGGCCATCGGCGGCGACTTCTCCCACGAGTTCATGGTCCTGGCCGCCACGGGCGAGGACACCATCGCGGTCTGCCGCGAGGCCAAGTGCGGCTTCGCCGCCAACCTGGAAAAGGCCAAGGTGAACAAGCCCGCCGGGGACTGCGCCTGCGCGGCCGCCTGCCCGGCCCTGGAGACCGTCCCGACCCCCGGCACGCACACGGTGGAGGAGGTCTGCGCCTTCCTCAAGATCGAGCCCAAGGCGCTCATCAAGACCCTGCTTTTCGACGCCGACGGCAAGGCCGTTGCCGCCCTGGTGCGCGGCGACCGCCAGCTCAACGAGGTCAAGTTCAAGAACCTCCTGAAGTGCAACGACCTCAAGCTGGCCGACGAGGCCCAGGTGCGGGCCTGGACCGGCGCGCCCGTTGGTTTC
The window above is part of the Desulfovibrio aminophilus genome. Proteins encoded here:
- a CDS encoding proline--tRNA ligase; translated protein: MRLSRYYVPTLKEDPAEAEVVSHKLLMRAGMIRKLTSGIYTYLPLGLRALNKVAGILREEMNRAGAVEILMPSVQPGDLWKETGRWDFYGKELLRIKDRHDRDYCLGPTHEEVVTDLVRGEIKSYKQLPINLYQIQTKFRDEIRPRFGLMRGREFVMKDAYSFDKDEAGAEASYRAMFEAYTKAFQRLGLRFRAVQADSGAIGGDFSHEFMVLAATGEDTIAVCREAKCGFAANLEKAKVNKPAGDCACAAACPALETVPTPGTHTVEEVCAFLKIEPKALIKTLLFDADGKAVAALVRGDRQLNEVKFKNLLKCNDLKLADEAQVRAWTGAPVGFAGPVGLKVEGLYADHELCCATDWVAGANAADAHVKHLSLGRDAKVAAFADLRVIEPTDSCPECGESIDFTKGIEVGHVFKLGLKYSKAMQASFLDENGKEQLMIMGCYGIGVSRIVASAIEQNNDDKGPIFPPSIAPFEVSLLSLGAKEPEVLAKAAELYEELRGMGVDVLYDDRDERPGVKFNDADLMGFPMQLVLGGKGLKAGIIEAKDRRTGERKELPLDGFAAAFAAWRKDIWGSWGL